From a single Kitasatospora sp. NBC_00458 genomic region:
- a CDS encoding class I SAM-dependent methyltransferase produces the protein MSEDGRAAHPSHSVVTERIAALQTGAPIELLDCGILSGVTYRHLLAAGLEVDYTGIDISEAALAHCRGLHPEARWQQMSVTDLAFPDGSFDVVNCRHLLETLPYYETAVREAFRVARHTVAICMFQVPQEPEVLLRRETANGYIWLNRYAPGPFEALLHSLSESVETVDVTADNGRNRIFFCTKRSA, from the coding sequence ATGAGCGAGGACGGACGGGCCGCACATCCCTCGCACTCGGTCGTGACCGAGCGGATCGCGGCCCTCCAGACCGGGGCGCCGATCGAACTGCTCGACTGCGGCATCCTCTCCGGGGTCACCTACCGCCACCTGCTGGCGGCCGGCCTGGAGGTCGACTACACCGGCATCGACATCAGCGAGGCCGCCCTCGCCCACTGCCGCGGGCTCCACCCCGAGGCACGGTGGCAGCAGATGAGCGTCACCGACCTCGCCTTCCCCGACGGCTCGTTCGACGTGGTGAACTGCCGCCACCTGCTGGAAACGCTGCCGTACTACGAGACCGCCGTCCGCGAGGCGTTCCGGGTCGCCCGCCACACCGTGGCGATCTGCATGTTCCAGGTACCGCAGGAGCCCGAGGTACTGCTGCGGCGGGAGACGGCGAACGGCTACATCTGGCTCAACCGCTACGCCCCCGGCCCCTTCGAGGCACTGCTGCACTCGCTCTCGGAATCGGTCGAGACCGTCGACGTCACCGCGGACAACGGTCGAAACCGGATCTTCTTCTGCACCAAGCGATCCGCTTAG
- a CDS encoding class I SAM-dependent methyltransferase yields the protein MDTGSLWARTSDVAHMGEDARAAHPSHSVVTERIAALQAGAPFDLLDCGILSGVTYRHLLAAGLEVDYTGIDIGEAALAHCRELHPEARWQQSSVTDLAFPDGSFDVVNCRHLLEHLPYYETAVRELFRVARRTVAICMFQVPQEPEVLLRRETANGYIWLNRYAPGPFEALLHSLSESVEIIDVPADHRRNQVYLCTKRPA from the coding sequence GTGGACACGGGATCGCTCTGGGCCCGGACCTCCGACGTGGCCCACATGGGCGAGGACGCCCGGGCCGCGCATCCGTCCCACTCGGTCGTGACCGAGCGGATCGCGGCCCTGCAGGCCGGGGCGCCGTTCGACCTGCTCGACTGCGGCATCCTCTCCGGGGTCACCTACCGCCACCTGCTGGCGGCCGGCCTGGAGGTCGACTACACCGGCATCGACATCGGCGAGGCCGCCCTCGCCCACTGCCGCGAGCTCCACCCCGAGGCACGGTGGCAGCAGTCGAGCGTCACCGACCTCGCCTTCCCCGACGGCTCGTTCGACGTGGTGAACTGCCGCCACCTGCTGGAGCACCTGCCGTACTACGAGACCGCCGTCCGCGAGCTGTTCCGGGTCGCCCGCCGCACCGTGGCGATCTGCATGTTCCAGGTACCGCAGGAGCCCGAGGTACTGCTGCGGCGGGAGACGGCGAACGGCTACATCTGGCTCAACCGCTACGCCCCCGGCCCCTTCGAGGCACTGCTGCACTCGCTCTCGGAATCGGTCGAGATCATCGACGTGCCCGCCGACCACCGTCGGAACCAGGTCTACCTCTGTACCAAGCGACCCGCGTAG
- a CDS encoding non-ribosomal peptide synthetase: protein MDRSHPAQRDLRGDSVPFLVPASATAVLRQLGEACGAGLPAAAFALYLALLHRYSGQSELVVGVSNGAELTTPVRAEVGGSFRELVRLAGARLAEAEQARTATPVHLWPGFSYRPAPRVAPETASCDLDLHLSYVGGELTGRLVFATDVLDPATARRAVEHLLRLLEGATADPDRPVAELPLLTAEEERTVATLNGVAGEPTDLGFHRLFEAQAARTPEAIAVRAEGASLSYRELNSRANQLADLLRGIGVGPEVTVGICADRDVRLLVAVLGVLKAGGAYVPVDPNDPVERRDGILGDAAVRVVVATAPLGTGHQVIELDAELAVLAGRPTENPPPGRSACGDAAYLLYTSGSTGKPKGVVIEHRQLVGYTRAVIRRLGIDGPLSFAMVQPLTVDSSVTAFAPPLCTGGEVHLISRESALDADRLADWVQTWGVDCLKIAPSHLRALQSSPRFVELLPRRLLVIGGEASDWRWLRALQRLVPHCRVFNHYGPTETTVGVLTLTVADHPDAEWETAPIGVPLPGTQAHVVDPAGRPTPVGVAGELLIGGDNLARGYHRRDDLTAAAFVPDTLGGGPGSRLYRTGDIVRRLADGTIAFLGRRDDQIKVRGFRVALGEIEAALKSHPEVRHAIAVVREDAPGNRRVVAYIEPYGPGFSTAGLERHLRARLSPHMIPQAMVTLDRLPLSGHGKVDRSKLPRPTEPAAAPLPLPPRNELERLVARVWQEVFRAEAVGADQNFFDLGGHSLLMVELHHRLRAATGREIELLDLFQHTTVRAQAELLSQQRQGAAPVTTRGRGAQQNALLRRRQQQLQAKRGHHE, encoded by the coding sequence TTGGACCGGTCCCATCCGGCGCAGCGGGACCTCCGCGGCGACTCAGTGCCCTTCCTGGTGCCCGCTTCGGCGACGGCCGTGCTGCGGCAGCTGGGTGAAGCCTGTGGAGCCGGGCTCCCGGCGGCGGCCTTCGCCCTCTACCTGGCACTGCTGCACCGGTACAGCGGGCAGTCCGAGCTCGTGGTCGGGGTGTCCAACGGCGCCGAGCTGACCACCCCGGTCCGCGCCGAGGTCGGCGGGAGCTTCCGGGAGCTGGTCCGGCTGGCGGGCGCCCGGCTGGCGGAGGCCGAGCAGGCCCGTACCGCGACGCCCGTGCACCTGTGGCCGGGCTTCTCCTACCGGCCGGCGCCGCGCGTCGCCCCGGAGACCGCATCCTGCGACCTGGATCTGCACCTCTCGTACGTCGGGGGCGAGCTGACCGGTCGGCTGGTGTTCGCGACCGATGTCCTCGATCCCGCCACCGCCCGCCGCGCGGTGGAGCACCTGCTCCGGCTCCTCGAAGGCGCGACCGCCGATCCGGACCGGCCGGTGGCCGAGCTGCCCCTGCTCACCGCCGAGGAGGAGCGCACCGTCGCCACGCTGAACGGCGTCGCGGGCGAGCCGACGGACCTGGGCTTCCACCGGCTCTTCGAGGCGCAGGCCGCCCGCACCCCGGAGGCGATCGCGGTCCGGGCGGAGGGCGCCTCCCTCAGCTACCGCGAACTCAACTCCCGGGCCAACCAGTTGGCCGACCTGCTGCGCGGGATCGGGGTCGGCCCCGAGGTGACGGTGGGCATCTGCGCCGACCGCGACGTGCGGCTGCTGGTGGCCGTGCTCGGCGTCCTCAAGGCCGGCGGCGCGTACGTACCGGTGGATCCGAACGACCCGGTCGAGCGGCGGGACGGCATCCTCGGCGACGCGGCCGTGCGGGTCGTGGTCGCGACGGCTCCGCTCGGCACCGGGCACCAGGTGATCGAACTCGACGCCGAGCTGGCCGTGTTGGCGGGCCGACCGACGGAGAACCCGCCCCCTGGGCGCTCGGCCTGCGGCGATGCCGCGTACCTGCTCTACACCTCCGGCTCCACCGGCAAGCCCAAGGGCGTGGTGATCGAGCACCGCCAGCTCGTCGGCTACACCCGCGCCGTCATCCGGCGGCTCGGCATCGACGGGCCGCTCAGCTTCGCGATGGTGCAGCCGCTGACGGTGGACTCCAGCGTCACGGCCTTCGCCCCGCCGCTGTGCACGGGCGGCGAGGTGCACCTGATCTCCCGCGAAAGCGCCCTGGACGCCGACCGGCTGGCCGACTGGGTGCAGACCTGGGGGGTCGACTGCCTGAAGATCGCGCCCTCCCACCTCCGGGCCCTCCAGTCCTCCCCGCGCTTCGTCGAGCTCCTGCCGCGCCGTCTGCTGGTCATCGGCGGCGAGGCCTCCGACTGGCGCTGGCTGCGCGCCCTCCAGCGCCTGGTGCCGCACTGCCGGGTCTTCAACCACTACGGCCCGACCGAGACCACCGTCGGCGTGCTGACCCTCACCGTGGCCGACCACCCGGACGCCGAGTGGGAGACCGCGCCGATCGGTGTTCCGCTGCCGGGCACCCAGGCCCATGTCGTGGACCCCGCGGGCCGGCCCACGCCCGTCGGTGTCGCCGGCGAGCTGCTGATCGGCGGCGACAACCTCGCCCGTGGCTACCACCGCCGGGACGACCTCACCGCTGCGGCCTTCGTCCCGGACACCCTCGGCGGCGGGCCGGGCTCCCGCCTCTACCGCACCGGCGACATCGTCCGCCGCCTGGCCGACGGGACGATCGCGTTCCTCGGCCGGCGCGACGACCAGATCAAGGTCCGCGGCTTCCGGGTCGCCCTGGGCGAGATCGAGGCCGCCCTGAAGAGCCACCCCGAGGTGCGCCACGCCATCGCCGTCGTCCGCGAGGACGCCCCCGGCAACCGGCGGGTGGTCGCCTACATCGAGCCGTACGGCCCCGGGTTCAGCACCGCCGGGCTGGAGCGCCACCTGCGGGCGCGACTCTCCCCGCACATGATCCCGCAGGCGATGGTGACACTCGACCGGCTGCCGCTCTCCGGGCACGGCAAGGTGGACCGCAGCAAGTTGCCCCGGCCCACCGAGCCCGCCGCCGCGCCGCTGCCGCTGCCGCCGCGGAACGAGCTGGAGCGGCTGGTGGCGCGGGTGTGGCAGGAGGTCTTCCGAGCCGAGGCGGTCGGCGCCGACCAGAACTTCTTCGACCTCGGCGGGCACTCCCTGCTCATGGTCGAGCTGCACCACCGGCTCCGGGCGGCGACCGGCCGGGAGATCGAACTGCTGGACCTGTTCCAGCACACCACCGTCCGGGCCCAGGCCGAGTTGCTCTCGCAGCAGAGGCAGGGGGCGGCACCCGTCACCACCCGCGGCCGGGGGGCCCAGCAGAACGCCCTACTGAGACGCCGCCAGCAGCAGTTGCAAGCGAAGCGAGGTCACCATGAGTGA
- a CDS encoding type I polyketide synthase: MSEYSPELAPTADTGPDSEPDSEQADGFSEFDDSLDIAVIGMAGRFPGATTVGEYWSNLKAGVCSVTRFEEEELAARGVDAATLADPNFVGAGYVLADSEKFDAAFFGYSPREAELMDPQHRVLLECAWTALESSGYDGDRQDGLVGVYAGAGNNTYLLLNIASQPGAAQILADKQTVIGNRPDFLASRVSYKLGLEGPALNIQSACSTSLVAVVEACQALLAYQCDTALAGGVAVDGTRSKGYVYRPDGILSPDGYCRTFDARAQGTVGGDGVGMVVLKRLKDAITDNDHIHAVIKGSALNNDGSRRAGFSAPGAATQAAAISTALANADVPAESIGYVELHGTATVLGDPIEFSALASAYSGVPEHSCALGSAKTNIGHLDSAAGVAGLIKTVLAVEHGQLPPTLHFERPNPRIDLAGSPFYVNTELLPWPEGDGPRRAGVSSFGLGGTNAHVIIEQAPELPREPRPADGAEQLLVLSAKSPEALEAATDRLHDHLRAHRELPLGDVAFTLQQGRRAFPYRRTLVAGSTEEALAALDARDDGRLLTATAPEAPHRPVAFMFTGFGSQFPGMARELYAQEAEFRDALDECAGLLEPLLGTDVRAFVATVDESAAAAPEPFDFRKLLLQPERSEHPLDQPRLGYPTVFALEYALAKLWAAWGVEPDVMIGHSLGEYVAACVAGVFSLPDALRLVAERARLIEEQGEGAMLAVPLSEGAVARYTDAEVCLAAINGPQTCVLSGTVEGIERVAGELLAAGIATRRLTTRFAFHSPMMDPVVERYAELVRSVRLNAPALPFVSNLTGTWITDDEATSPEYWARHVRESVRFADGLATVWSVPDIAIVEIGPAPTLTPGALQHPAAAGTDRVVVPSLPGAFLGQSDRTTLLRAAGRLWLAGRAHPFPAPTGARRVPLPGYPFERRTYWLEPGAAHPGGGGSAQQRRGTLPQWFYAPSWQRLAPAPRPAEADPAGRSWLVFADAAGVGHGLADRLEALGATVHTVVQGAEWQHGGEREYVLDPARADHFHRLAEALRAEGALPERVVHCWSVGDDADRAAAPEDVRALLNRSFDSLVHWVQATEDELMTREQRWDVVSSEVYAVLGDEPLCPPKATVQGLCKVLPQEYPSLSCVQFDLRLDGGRAAPGLVDDLLADLAAPPGERTIALRGRHRWAPSYVTCTPPAREDAPVRDGGVYLVTGGLGKIGLLMARALVDRAKVRLVLIGRTGLPPRESWADPQHPESVRAVIGAVREFEALGSEVMVAATDVSDPAAVLALKDRVLREFGPVDGLLHCAGTTGTAAHREVAVLQREEASWHFGPKLYGTQVLHEALADQRLDFAVICSSIASLLGGLGFGAYAAANAALDAFAQRHHSAALPWTSVNWEAWYFSNQDRADSELGAAVRELALTPAEGRQVVDRLLNAAPQPQIVISTGDLMLRHELWSAPVADTPAPARRHERPNLRNPFVAPNGETEHRVAEIWQELLGVESVGVQDNFFELGGSSLLGLRVVHRLRQELAVTVPLTIVYEGPTVRTLAVLIDNLRASR; this comes from the coding sequence ATGAGTGAGTACTCCCCCGAGCTCGCCCCCACCGCGGACACCGGGCCGGACTCCGAGCCTGACTCCGAACAGGCCGACGGGTTCTCCGAGTTCGACGACAGTCTGGACATCGCCGTCATCGGCATGGCCGGCCGCTTCCCCGGCGCCACGACGGTCGGGGAGTACTGGAGCAACCTCAAGGCGGGCGTCTGCTCCGTCACCCGCTTCGAGGAAGAGGAGCTCGCCGCCCGGGGCGTGGACGCCGCCACCCTGGCCGACCCGAACTTCGTCGGCGCGGGGTACGTGCTGGCGGACAGCGAGAAGTTCGACGCCGCCTTCTTCGGCTACTCCCCGCGCGAGGCCGAACTCATGGACCCCCAGCACCGGGTCCTGCTTGAGTGCGCCTGGACCGCCCTGGAGAGCTCCGGGTACGACGGCGATCGCCAGGACGGCCTGGTCGGCGTCTACGCGGGTGCGGGCAACAACACCTACCTGCTCCTCAACATCGCCTCCCAGCCCGGCGCCGCGCAGATCCTCGCCGACAAGCAGACGGTGATCGGCAACCGGCCCGACTTCCTCGCCAGCCGGGTCTCCTACAAGCTCGGCCTGGAGGGCCCCGCCCTCAACATCCAGTCCGCCTGCTCCACTTCGCTGGTCGCCGTGGTCGAGGCCTGCCAGGCGCTGCTGGCCTACCAGTGCGACACCGCGCTGGCCGGCGGCGTCGCCGTCGACGGGACCAGGAGCAAGGGGTACGTCTACCGCCCGGACGGCATCCTCTCGCCGGACGGCTACTGCCGCACCTTCGACGCCCGCGCGCAGGGGACCGTAGGCGGCGACGGCGTCGGGATGGTGGTGCTCAAGCGCCTCAAGGACGCGATCACCGACAACGACCACATCCACGCGGTCATCAAGGGCTCCGCCCTGAACAACGACGGCTCCCGCCGGGCCGGCTTCAGCGCGCCCGGCGCCGCCACCCAGGCCGCCGCCATCTCCACCGCGCTGGCGAACGCGGACGTGCCGGCCGAGAGCATCGGCTACGTCGAGCTGCACGGGACGGCCACCGTCCTGGGTGATCCGATCGAGTTCTCCGCGCTCGCCTCGGCCTACTCCGGTGTGCCGGAGCACAGCTGCGCCCTCGGATCCGCCAAGACCAACATCGGCCACCTGGACTCGGCCGCCGGGGTCGCCGGACTGATCAAGACCGTACTGGCCGTGGAGCACGGGCAGCTGCCACCCACCCTGCACTTCGAGCGGCCCAACCCCCGGATCGACCTGGCCGGCAGCCCGTTCTACGTCAACACCGAGCTGCTGCCGTGGCCCGAGGGCGACGGCCCGCGCCGCGCCGGGGTCAGCTCCTTCGGGCTCGGCGGCACCAACGCCCACGTCATCATCGAGCAGGCCCCGGAGCTGCCGCGCGAGCCCAGGCCGGCGGACGGCGCCGAGCAGCTGCTGGTGCTCTCCGCCAAGAGCCCGGAGGCCCTGGAGGCGGCCACCGACCGGCTACACGACCACCTCCGGGCACACCGCGAACTCCCCCTGGGCGATGTCGCGTTCACCCTCCAGCAGGGCCGCCGGGCGTTCCCGTACCGGCGGACACTGGTCGCCGGCAGCACCGAGGAGGCACTGGCGGCGCTCGACGCCCGCGACGACGGCCGGCTGCTCACCGCCACCGCACCCGAGGCACCGCACCGGCCGGTAGCCTTCATGTTCACCGGCTTCGGCTCCCAGTTCCCCGGCATGGCGCGCGAACTCTACGCCCAGGAGGCCGAGTTCAGGGACGCGCTGGACGAGTGCGCCGGGCTTCTGGAGCCGCTGCTCGGCACGGACGTCCGCGCGTTCGTCGCCACCGTCGACGAGTCCGCGGCCGCCGCCCCCGAGCCCTTCGACTTCCGCAAGCTGCTGCTCCAGCCGGAGCGCAGCGAGCACCCGCTGGACCAGCCGCGCCTCGGATACCCCACGGTGTTCGCCCTTGAGTACGCCCTGGCCAAGCTCTGGGCCGCCTGGGGGGTCGAGCCCGACGTGATGATCGGCCACAGCCTGGGCGAGTACGTCGCGGCCTGCGTGGCCGGGGTCTTCTCGCTGCCCGACGCGCTGCGGCTGGTCGCGGAGCGCGCGCGGCTGATCGAGGAGCAGGGCGAGGGCGCGATGCTCGCCGTGCCGCTCTCCGAGGGGGCCGTCGCACGGTACACGGACGCGGAGGTCTGCCTCGCCGCGATCAACGGCCCGCAGACCTGCGTCCTCTCCGGCACCGTCGAGGGCATCGAGCGGGTGGCCGGCGAACTGCTGGCCGCCGGCATCGCCACCCGTCGGCTGACCACCCGCTTCGCCTTCCACTCCCCGATGATGGACCCGGTCGTCGAGCGCTACGCCGAACTGGTCCGCTCGGTGCGGCTGAACGCTCCGGCCCTGCCGTTCGTCTCCAACCTGACCGGCACCTGGATCACCGACGACGAGGCCACCAGCCCCGAGTACTGGGCCCGGCACGTCCGGGAGAGCGTGCGGTTCGCGGACGGCCTGGCCACCGTGTGGTCCGTCCCGGACATCGCGATCGTCGAGATCGGCCCCGCGCCGACCCTGACCCCCGGGGCCCTCCAGCACCCCGCCGCGGCCGGCACCGACCGGGTCGTCGTCCCCTCCCTGCCCGGCGCCTTCCTCGGGCAGAGCGACCGCACCACACTCCTGCGGGCCGCCGGACGCCTCTGGCTGGCCGGCCGCGCCCACCCCTTCCCGGCCCCGACCGGCGCCCGCCGGGTGCCGCTGCCCGGCTACCCCTTCGAGCGGCGCACCTACTGGCTCGAACCCGGCGCCGCCCATCCCGGCGGCGGAGGCTCGGCCCAGCAGCGGCGCGGCACCCTGCCGCAGTGGTTCTACGCGCCGTCCTGGCAGCGGCTCGCCCCCGCGCCCCGGCCCGCCGAAGCGGATCCGGCCGGCCGGAGCTGGCTCGTCTTCGCGGACGCGGCCGGTGTCGGCCACGGCCTCGCCGACCGGCTCGAAGCCCTCGGCGCCACCGTGCACACGGTCGTCCAGGGCGCCGAATGGCAGCACGGGGGCGAGCGCGAGTACGTCCTCGACCCCGCCCGGGCGGACCACTTCCACCGGCTCGCCGAGGCACTGCGCGCCGAGGGAGCGTTGCCCGAGCGCGTGGTGCACTGCTGGAGCGTCGGCGACGACGCCGACCGGGCGGCGGCCCCCGAGGACGTCCGGGCCCTGCTGAACCGCTCCTTCGACAGCCTGGTCCACTGGGTCCAGGCCACCGAGGACGAGCTGATGACCCGGGAACAGCGCTGGGACGTGGTGTCCAGCGAGGTCTACGCCGTCCTCGGGGACGAGCCGCTCTGCCCGCCCAAGGCCACCGTCCAGGGCCTGTGCAAGGTGCTGCCGCAGGAGTACCCCTCGCTCAGCTGCGTCCAGTTCGACCTGCGCCTCGACGGCGGGCGGGCCGCGCCCGGGCTGGTCGACGACCTGCTGGCCGACCTCGCCGCCCCGCCCGGCGAGCGCACGATCGCGCTGCGCGGACGCCACCGCTGGGCGCCCTCGTACGTGACCTGCACGCCGCCCGCGCGCGAGGACGCGCCGGTCCGGGACGGCGGGGTGTACCTCGTCACCGGCGGCCTGGGGAAGATCGGCCTGCTGATGGCCCGCGCCCTCGTCGACCGGGCGAAGGTGCGCCTGGTGCTGATCGGGCGGACGGGCCTGCCGCCCCGGGAGAGCTGGGCCGACCCGCAGCACCCGGAGTCGGTGCGGGCCGTGATCGGTGCCGTCCGGGAGTTCGAGGCGCTCGGCTCCGAGGTCATGGTGGCCGCCACCGACGTCTCCGACCCCGCGGCCGTGCTGGCCCTGAAGGACCGCGTCCTGCGGGAGTTCGGCCCGGTCGACGGCCTGCTGCACTGCGCCGGCACGACCGGCACCGCCGCCCACCGGGAGGTCGCGGTGCTGCAGCGGGAGGAGGCCTCCTGGCACTTCGGTCCCAAGCTCTACGGCACCCAGGTGCTGCACGAGGCGCTGGCCGACCAGCGCCTGGACTTCGCGGTCATCTGCTCCTCGATCGCCTCGTTGCTCGGCGGCCTCGGCTTCGGCGCGTACGCCGCCGCGAACGCCGCGCTCGACGCCTTCGCCCAGCGGCACCACAGCGCCGCCCTGCCCTGGACCAGCGTCAACTGGGAGGCCTGGTACTTCTCGAACCAGGACCGGGCCGATTCGGAACTCGGTGCGGCGGTGCGGGAGTTGGCCCTCACCCCGGCCGAGGGGAGACAGGTGGTCGACCGCCTGCTCAACGCGGCTCCGCAGCCGCAGATCGTCATCTCCACCGGCGATCTGATGCTCCGTCACGAACTCTGGTCCGCCCCGGTCGCCGACACTCCGGCCCCGGCCCGACGGCACGAGCGCCCCAACCTCCGCAACCCCTTCGTCGCACCGAACGGCGAGACCGAACACCGGGTCGCGGAGATCTGGCAGGAGCTGCTCGGCGTGGAGAGCGTCGGCGTGCAGGACAACTTCTTCGAACTGGGGGGCAGTTCACTGCTCGGCCTCCGGGTCGTCCACCGACTGCGTCAGGAGCTGGCCGTGACCGTGCCGCTCACCATCGTCTACGAGGGACCCACCGTGCGCACGCTCGCCGTCCTCATCGACAACCTGCGGGCCTCCCGGTGA